CGATCTTATGATTCTGGATGAACCTACGGCTTTTCTCGATCTGCCCCGCCGCGCTGAGATTATGGCTTTGTTGCAGGATCTGGCACATTCTACGGGTAAGGCGATTTTGCTTTCAACGCACGATTTGGATTTGGCACTGCGCTGTGCAGACCGTATTTATCTTTTGCCTTTTGAGGGTGCGTTGCAGACCGGTGCGCCTGAGGATTTAATTCTCAATGGCGCTTTTGAAGATGTGTTTCAGAGTGATGGCGTGCATTTTGACGCGGATACGGGTGCGTTTAAGCTCAATGCACAACGCGGTCACGCCCCAGTTGCAGTGTCTGGGGAAGGACGGCGCGAGTATTGGACAATACGCGCGCTGGAGAGAGCCGGGTTTCAAGTGGGAGATGCGGGGGCTGAGTGGCGTGTCGATATTCGGGAAGGGGATGCCTGGTGTGTTGAGCGCGGTGGCGTGGTTAGGGAATACGATTCGATTGCCGATTTGATTGCGGGACTAAGGGGATGAGAGAATGATCGGGATGGAAGTTCAATATAAGGATGATGCGCAGAGGGGATCGCGGCACGCGGTTATTATGCTGGGGTTATTTTTGTTGCTTCTGATCGCGTTCGGTTTGAGTTTGTCGCTGGGGTCGGTTCATATTCCATTGGTGGCCTTGTTCGGCATTCTTACGGGTGGAGAGGTGTCTTCTGCGGCGTGGGCAATTATTGTTCATACGATTCGATTGCCCAAGGCGATTACCGCTGTGCTGGCAGGTGCTGCGCTTTCTGTGAGTGGGTTGCAGATGCAAACGCTTTTTCGCAATCCGCTGGCAGACCCTTTTGTGCTGGGTATCAGTGCCGGGGCGAGTCTCGGCGTCGCGATTGTGGTGCTGACGGTGGGGACGGTCGGCAGTGCGCTTATCGCGGGGTTGGGGTTCCTGGGCGATTTGGGTTTGGCGGTTGCGGCTATTATGGGTGCAGCCGCTGTGCTGGGATGCGTGTTGCTGGTTTCTCGCAGTGTGCAGAGTGTGATGACGTTGCTGATTTTGGGGCTGATGTTTGGATATGCGACGGGGGCTTT
This window of the Gemmatimonadota bacterium genome carries:
- a CDS encoding iron ABC transporter permease — translated: MIGMEVQYKDDAQRGSRHAVIMLGLFLLLLIAFGLSLSLGSVHIPLVALFGILTGGEVSSAAWAIIVHTIRLPKAITAVLAGAALSVSGLQMQTLFRNPLADPFVLGISAGASLGVAIVVLTVGTVGSALIAGLGFLGDLGLAVAAIMGAAAVLGCVLLVSRSVQSVMTLLILGLMFGYATGAFVSILIYFSVPEQIQSYILWTFGSFGSVTWRQMPVLISAIFVGLLLAFLCIKPLNALLLGENYARSMGLNVKRIRLWILISASILAGATTAFCGPIAFLGLAVPHLCRSLLHTSDHRVLMPAVTCLGATLALLSDLIAHLPGSQFVLPLNAVTSLIGAPIVIWFILHRKNLSQAFS
- a CDS encoding ABC transporter ATP-binding protein, translating into MLKTQNLAVGYKYGRRPPRVVARDIDVSLHRGEFVCLLGPNGAGKSTLIRTLVGMQPPLDGHVYLMGRDIADMSATEVAQVISVVLTDRIGVGIMAVRDLVGLGRYPHTDWIGRFTEEDEWVVSWAIRAARAEDLTYRNVAELSDGERQKVMIARALAQQPDLMILDEPTAFLDLPRRAEIMALLQDLAHSTGKAILLSTHDLDLALRCADRIYLLPFEGALQTGAPEDLILNGAFEDVFQSDGVHFDADTGAFKLNAQRGHAPVAVSGEGRREYWTIRALERAGFQVGDAGAEWRVDIREGDAWCVERGGVVREYDSIADLIAGLRG